From the genome of Hydrogenophilus thermoluteolus, one region includes:
- a CDS encoding 2-oxoglutarate dehydrogenase E1 component, whose product MYRDFLANSALFGSNAPFVEALYEHFLADPMSVPEAWRAYFEQIRAQGPQVEERPHSPIVAAFEQLGRMGPVRFVKTGSDDGQYQVATLQLINAHRFMGHRIADLDPLKRFEKPAVAELEPSTYGFTEADLNREFNVGSFQGLGKQTGTLREILDALRQTYCSTIGVEYMYLTSTAEKRWLQARMEPIRNRPKFDADQKKRILERLTAAETLERYLHTRYVGQKRFSLEGGESAIVALDEAIRTAGRNGAQEIVIGMAHRGRLNVLVNVLGKSPKMLFDEFEGKKASDLSSGDVKYHMGFSSDVLTPGGPVHLSLAFNPSHLEIVNPVVLGSVYARQVRRGTRTAKDEVLPILIHGDAAVAGQGVNQEVLNFSQTRGYGVGGTVHIVINNQIGFTTSDPRDLRSTTYCTDVFKMVEAPIFHVNGDDPEAVAFVTQLALEFRKEFKKDVVIDIVCFRKLGHNEQDEPAVTQPLMYRKVRQHPGTRARYAEKLVQEGVIPQDEPDAFIARYRDALDRGELLYNPVVNNVVRKHAVDWTPFLGQPYTDECDTAIPVSEVERLAERLTAIPEGFALHPRVQKIIEDRKAMGRGEIPADWGFGENLAYASLVAQGFGIRLSGEDVGRGTFFHRHAVLHDQNRERWDAGTYVPLQNIQEGQGPFYVFDSTLSEEGTLGFDYGYSLTEPNQLTIWEAQFGDFANGAQVVIDQFISSAESKWGRLSGITLLLPHGYEGQGPEHSSARIERYLQLSAELNWQVCQPTTAAQIFHLLRRQMLRRLRKPLVVFTPKSLLRLKEAASPREAFTQGGFQTVIGEVEDLNPKKVKRVLFCSGKVYYELAAYRREKGIEDVAIIRLEQFYPFPAKALEAVLAPFTQLKEYVWVQEEPRNQGAWYWLLSRQHLDNMLGKGKRLLLVARPASSSPAVGYLAKHVQQQKALIENAFGPIDA is encoded by the coding sequence AGTACCAGGTGGCGACGCTCCAACTCATCAACGCCCACCGCTTCATGGGGCACCGCATCGCCGATCTCGACCCGCTGAAGCGCTTCGAAAAACCGGCGGTTGCCGAGCTCGAACCTTCGACCTATGGCTTTACCGAAGCGGACCTCAACCGCGAATTCAACGTCGGTTCGTTCCAGGGGTTGGGGAAACAGACCGGGACGCTGCGTGAGATCCTCGACGCGCTGCGGCAGACCTACTGCAGCACCATCGGCGTCGAATATATGTACCTCACCAGCACCGCAGAAAAACGGTGGCTGCAGGCGCGTATGGAGCCGATCCGCAACCGGCCGAAGTTCGACGCCGACCAGAAGAAGCGGATCTTGGAGCGGTTGACCGCGGCAGAGACCTTGGAGCGTTACCTCCACACCCGTTATGTCGGTCAGAAACGGTTTTCCCTCGAAGGGGGCGAATCGGCGATCGTCGCGCTCGACGAAGCCATTCGTACTGCCGGGCGGAACGGGGCGCAAGAGATCGTGATCGGGATGGCCCACCGGGGGCGGCTCAACGTACTCGTTAATGTGCTCGGGAAGTCTCCAAAAATGCTCTTCGACGAGTTCGAAGGGAAGAAGGCCTCCGACCTCTCATCGGGTGACGTCAAATACCACATGGGTTTTTCGAGCGACGTCTTGACCCCGGGTGGTCCGGTCCATCTCTCGTTGGCGTTCAACCCGTCGCACCTCGAAATCGTGAACCCTGTGGTCTTGGGGTCGGTCTATGCGCGGCAAGTGCGGCGTGGCACTCGGACTGCGAAAGACGAAGTGTTGCCGATCCTCATCCATGGAGACGCTGCGGTTGCGGGGCAAGGGGTCAACCAAGAGGTGCTCAACTTCTCGCAAACGCGGGGTTATGGGGTCGGCGGCACGGTCCATATCGTGATCAACAACCAGATCGGGTTTACCACCTCGGACCCACGCGATTTGCGATCGACCACCTACTGCACCGACGTCTTCAAGATGGTCGAAGCGCCGATCTTCCACGTCAATGGCGATGACCCGGAAGCGGTCGCGTTCGTCACGCAACTCGCGCTCGAATTTCGCAAGGAGTTCAAGAAAGATGTCGTGATCGACATCGTCTGCTTCCGGAAACTCGGTCACAACGAGCAGGATGAACCGGCGGTGACGCAACCGCTGATGTACCGCAAGGTACGGCAGCATCCGGGTACACGCGCACGCTATGCCGAAAAACTGGTGCAAGAGGGGGTGATCCCGCAAGACGAACCCGACGCGTTCATCGCCCGCTATCGCGACGCACTCGATCGTGGTGAATTGTTGTACAACCCAGTGGTCAATAACGTCGTGCGCAAACACGCGGTCGATTGGACGCCGTTCCTAGGCCAGCCCTATACCGACGAGTGCGACACCGCAATCCCCGTTTCCGAAGTCGAACGTCTTGCGGAACGACTGACGGCCATTCCTGAAGGGTTTGCACTCCACCCGCGGGTGCAGAAGATCATCGAAGACCGCAAAGCCATGGGGCGGGGCGAAATTCCGGCCGACTGGGGGTTTGGGGAAAACCTGGCGTACGCGTCGCTCGTCGCGCAAGGATTTGGCATTCGCCTCTCCGGGGAAGACGTGGGGCGCGGCACCTTCTTTCACCGCCATGCGGTGTTGCACGACCAGAATCGCGAGCGCTGGGACGCCGGTACCTATGTGCCGCTGCAGAATATCCAGGAGGGGCAAGGGCCGTTTTACGTGTTCGATTCCACCCTCTCGGAAGAAGGGACGCTCGGTTTCGATTACGGCTATTCGCTCACCGAACCGAACCAACTGACGATCTGGGAAGCGCAGTTCGGGGATTTCGCCAACGGCGCGCAGGTCGTGATCGACCAGTTCATCTCTTCGGCCGAATCGAAGTGGGGACGACTGAGCGGCATCACCCTGTTGTTGCCACACGGCTACGAAGGGCAGGGGCCGGAGCACTCCTCGGCGCGCATCGAGCGCTACCTCCAGCTTTCGGCCGAGCTCAACTGGCAGGTGTGCCAACCCACCACCGCAGCGCAAATCTTCCATCTGCTGCGTCGGCAGATGCTGCGCCGGCTCCGCAAACCGTTGGTCGTTTTCACGCCGAAGTCGCTATTGCGCTTGAAAGAAGCGGCGTCGCCGCGTGAGGCCTTCACCCAAGGGGGCTTTCAGACGGTGATCGGCGAGGTCGAAGACCTCAATCCGAAGAAGGTGAAACGGGTACTCTTCTGTTCGGGTAAGGTCTATTACGAACTCGCCGCGTATCGCCGAGAGAAAGGGATCGAGGACGTCGCGATCATTCGGCTCGAGCAGTTCTATCCCTTCCCGGCGAAAGCGCTCGAGGCGGTGCTCGCGCCCTTTACCCAGTTGAAAGAGTACGTCTGGGTGCAAGAGGAGCCCCGCAACCAGGGCGCGTGGTACTGGCTGCTGTCGCGTCAGCATCTCGACAACATGCTCGGGAAAGGCAAGCGGCTGCTCCTCGTGGCACGGCCGGCTTCGTCGTCGCCCGCGGTCGGGTACCTCGCCAAACACGTCCAGCAACAGAAAGCCCTCATCGAAAACGCCTTTGGACCCATCGACGCCTAA
- the odhB gene encoding 2-oxoglutarate dehydrogenase complex dihydrolipoyllysine-residue succinyltransferase codes for MLIEVKVPQLSESVSEASLVTWHKKEGEAVKRDENLVDIETDKVVLETPAPADGVLVRIIKKDGEAVTSGEVIAEIDTEAQAAATTNAASAEPAAAPAAAPAPSEPAAEPAAAAPAAAAPAAAGVASPAARKILEEKGLSATDVTGTGRGGRVTKEDALQAAPKAAAAAPVAAPVAAMPAGERPEQRVPMTKIRKRIAERLLQSKQETAMLTTFNEVNMLPVIELRKKYGEQFEKEYGVRLGFMSFFVKAACAALKKFPILNASVDGDDIIYHGYIDIGIAVGSPRGLVVPILRDADQMSFAEIEKKIAEFGQRAKDGRLTVEELTGGTFSISNGGVFGSMLSTPIINPPQSAILGIHATKDRPVVENGQIVIRPINYLALSYDHRIIDGREAVLGLRTIKEALEDPARLLLNL; via the coding sequence ATGTTGATCGAAGTGAAAGTTCCGCAATTGTCCGAATCGGTTTCCGAAGCCTCCCTCGTCACCTGGCACAAGAAGGAGGGGGAAGCGGTCAAGCGCGACGAAAACCTGGTCGATATCGAAACCGACAAAGTGGTGCTCGAAACGCCAGCTCCTGCTGATGGCGTGCTGGTGCGCATCATCAAAAAAGATGGTGAGGCGGTGACCTCGGGTGAGGTGATTGCCGAAATCGACACCGAAGCACAAGCAGCAGCCACGACGAACGCTGCTTCGGCTGAGCCCGCAGCAGCACCCGCTGCGGCGCCTGCTCCATCAGAACCGGCGGCCGAGCCTGCGGCAGCTGCGCCTGCTGCCGCTGCGCCTGCTGCCGCGGGTGTTGCCAGTCCTGCCGCGCGCAAGATCCTCGAAGAGAAGGGGCTCTCGGCGACCGACGTGACCGGAACGGGCCGTGGGGGGCGTGTCACCAAAGAGGACGCGCTTCAAGCTGCGCCGAAGGCAGCAGCGGCGGCGCCTGTAGCGGCGCCGGTCGCGGCGATGCCGGCGGGCGAGCGTCCTGAGCAGCGGGTTCCGATGACCAAGATCCGCAAGCGGATCGCGGAGCGCTTGCTGCAGTCGAAACAAGAGACCGCGATGCTCACCACCTTCAACGAAGTGAACATGTTGCCGGTGATCGAACTGCGCAAAAAGTACGGTGAGCAGTTCGAGAAAGAGTACGGCGTGCGGCTGGGTTTCATGAGCTTCTTCGTGAAAGCGGCGTGCGCAGCGCTCAAAAAATTCCCGATCCTCAACGCGTCGGTCGACGGCGACGACATCATCTACCACGGTTATATCGACATCGGTATCGCGGTGGGGTCGCCACGCGGATTGGTCGTGCCGATTCTCCGTGACGCGGATCAGATGAGTTTTGCCGAAATCGAAAAGAAAATCGCCGAATTCGGGCAACGGGCGAAAGATGGACGGCTCACCGTGGAAGAGCTCACCGGCGGTACCTTCTCGATCTCCAACGGAGGGGTTTTCGGTTCGATGCTCTCGACACCGATCATCAACCCGCCGCAGTCGGCGATCCTGGGGATTCACGCCACCAAGGATCGCCCAGTGGTCGAGAACGGCCAGATCGTGATTCGCCCGATCAACTACTTGGCGCTTTCGTACGACCACCGCATCATCGACGGGCGCGAAGCCGTACTCGGGCTCAGAACCATCAAAGAGGCGCTGGAAGATCCAGCACGCCTCCTTCTCAACCTCTAA
- the lpdA gene encoding dihydrolipoyl dehydrogenase — MSQPSEQYDVLVIGGGPGGYVAAIRAAQLGFKTACCESNPYDDPKGEPRLGGTCLNVGCIPSKALLHTSHLFELAAHDFSAQGIEVGAPKIDVPKMIARKDAIVTQLTQGIKGLFRKNKVTLLPGHGRFVGREGDTWRVAVGEKTVAATHVIVATGSKARHLPNIPVDNQVICDNVGALKLQAVPKKLAIIGAGVIGLEMGSVWRRLGSEVTILEAAPQFLAAADPEIAKEAQKLLTKQGLSFAFGVTIDSAEVEGDGVLIRYRTADGAEQRLAADRLIVSVGRVPNTDGLDADKVGLTVNERGQIVVDDHCRTNLPNVWAIGDVVRGPMLAHKAMEEGVMVAERIAGQAGHVNYDAIPWVIYTEPEIAWVGKTETELKAAGVDYRAGKIPFLANGRALGMGAGYGFVKMLADAKTDRILGVHIIGPNASELIAEAVVALEFAAAAEDLARICHAHPTLSEVVHEAALAVDKRPLHF, encoded by the coding sequence ATGAGCCAACCATCAGAGCAGTATGACGTGCTTGTGATCGGCGGTGGGCCAGGCGGTTACGTGGCCGCGATTCGTGCGGCGCAGCTCGGCTTCAAGACCGCGTGCTGTGAGTCGAACCCGTACGACGACCCGAAAGGGGAACCGCGCCTTGGGGGGACGTGCCTCAACGTCGGTTGCATTCCGTCGAAGGCGCTCCTACACACCTCGCATCTTTTTGAACTCGCGGCGCACGACTTCAGCGCCCAAGGGATCGAAGTCGGCGCGCCAAAAATCGACGTCCCGAAGATGATCGCACGTAAAGACGCGATCGTCACGCAACTCACGCAGGGGATCAAAGGGCTTTTCCGCAAGAACAAGGTGACGCTGCTCCCTGGTCACGGTCGATTCGTCGGCCGTGAAGGCGACACATGGCGCGTCGCGGTGGGTGAAAAAACCGTCGCAGCAACCCACGTGATCGTCGCAACGGGTTCGAAAGCGCGCCATCTGCCCAACATCCCCGTGGATAACCAGGTGATTTGCGACAACGTCGGGGCGCTGAAGCTCCAGGCCGTGCCGAAGAAGCTCGCGATCATCGGTGCCGGTGTGATCGGTCTCGAGATGGGGTCGGTGTGGCGGCGTCTCGGCTCGGAGGTGACGATCCTCGAAGCGGCACCGCAGTTTCTTGCCGCCGCCGACCCAGAGATCGCGAAAGAGGCGCAGAAATTGCTCACCAAGCAGGGGCTCTCGTTCGCGTTCGGGGTCACGATCGACAGCGCCGAAGTCGAAGGCGACGGCGTGCTGATCCGCTACCGCACCGCCGACGGTGCAGAACAGCGGCTCGCAGCCGATCGGCTGATCGTCTCGGTGGGGCGGGTTCCGAACACCGACGGGCTCGACGCCGACAAAGTGGGTTTGACGGTCAATGAACGGGGACAGATCGTCGTCGATGACCATTGCCGCACCAATTTGCCCAACGTCTGGGCGATCGGGGACGTCGTCCGTGGGCCGATGCTCGCCCACAAGGCGATGGAAGAAGGGGTGATGGTCGCGGAGCGGATCGCTGGGCAGGCGGGTCACGTCAATTACGACGCGATTCCTTGGGTGATCTACACCGAACCCGAAATCGCCTGGGTCGGGAAGACCGAAACGGAACTCAAAGCGGCGGGCGTCGACTACCGCGCTGGGAAAATTCCCTTCTTGGCGAACGGCCGCGCGCTGGGTATGGGGGCCGGATATGGGTTCGTCAAGATGCTCGCCGACGCCAAAACCGACCGCATCTTGGGGGTGCATATCATCGGCCCGAATGCCTCCGAACTGATCGCCGAAGCGGTGGTCGCGCTCGAGTTTGCCGCAGCAGCCGAAGATCTGGCGCGGATCTGCCATGCCCACCCGACCCTCTCCGAGGTGGTGCATGAAGCGGCGCTTGCCGTCGACAAGCGACCGCTCCACTTCTAA